One Brassica napus cultivar Da-Ae chromosome A1, Da-Ae, whole genome shotgun sequence genomic region harbors:
- the LOC106437694 gene encoding regulatory protein NPR4: MAAATAMEPSSSISFTSSHLSNPSVVTNHQSPSPNLEAASLAKLSTDLEQLLTSSDCDYTDAEITFEGETRAVGVHRCLLAARSKFFLDLFKKDRGSEEEKKKPKYHIKDLLPHGHVGREAFLHFLNYIYTGKLKPFPVEVSTCVDTGCVHDSCKPAIDFAVELMYASYTFKITELVSSFQRRLCNYVEKSLVENVLPILLVAFHCDLTQLLDQCIERVARSDLDRFYIEKELPLEVSEKIKKLRVKSMNTDEVADKLIERTGKVLKALDSDDVELVKLLLTESDTTLDQANGLHYVVAYSDPKVVAEVLALDMADVNYRNSRGYTVLHYAAMRREPSIIISLLKKGANASDFTFDGRSAVNICRRMTRPKDYYTKNAKGDEASKDRLCIDILEREIRRNPLASGGGDAPTCSHSMPEDLQMRLLYLEKRVGLAQLFFPTEADVAMDIANVEGTSEFTGFPVPPPSNGATGNLTQVDLNETPYMQTKRLLTRMEALMKTVETGRRYFPSCSEVLDKYMDDYMDEDIPDMSHPERGSVKERRWKRMRYKELKNDVKKAYNKDKQAKIARSCLSVSSPDSSLRGSLENQT, encoded by the exons ATGGCGGCTGCAACTGCAATGGAGCCATCTTCATCTATAAGCTTCACATCTTCCCACTTATCTAATCCCTCTGTTGTCACCAATCACCAATCACCATCTCCCAATCTCGAAGCCGCGAGTCTAGCCAAGCTCAGCACCGACTTGGAGCAGCTCCTCACCAGCTCAGACTGCGACTACACCGACGCGGAGATCACATTCGAAGGAGAGACTCGCGCGGTGGGCGTTCACAGATGCCTCTTAGCTGCCAGGAGCAAGTTTTTCTTGGACCTGTTCAAGAAAGATAGAGGAAgcgaggaggagaagaagaaaccaaagtATCATATCAAAGATCTGTTGCCTCATGGACACGTGGGGAGGGAGGCCTTCTTGCATTTCTTGAATTACATCTACACTGGGAAGCTGAAGCCTTTCCCTGTTGAGGTTTCCACTTGCGTTGATACCGGCTGCGTTCATGACTCTTGTAAACCCGCCATTGATTTCGCTGTTGAGTTGATGTATGCTTCGTATACGTTCAAAATCACTGAGCTGGTTTCATCGTTTCAG AGGAGGCTTTGTAACTACGTTGAGAAGTCACTAGTGGAGAACGTTCTCCCAATCCTCTTAGTCGCGTTTCATTGTGACTTAACTCAGCTTCTTGATCAGTGCATAGAGAGAGTAGCTAGATCAGATCTTGACAGATTCTACATAGAGAAGGAGCTTCCTCTTGAAGTCTCTGAGAAAATCAAGAAGCTTCGAGTGAAGTCAATGAACACAGACGAGGTGGCTGATAAATTGATAGAGAGAACGGGGAAAGTACTCAAGGCGTTGGACTCAGACGATGTTGAGCTAGTGAAGCTTCTGTTAACCGAGTCAGACACAACTCTAGACCAAGCCAACGGTTTGCACTACGTAGTGGCCTACAGTGATCCCAAAGTTGTGGCTGAGGTTTTGGCTTTAGACATGGCTGATGTGAATTACAGAAACTCGAGGGGGTACACGGTTCTTCACTACGCTGCTATGCGTAGAGAGCCGTCGATTATCATATCGCTGCTTAAGAAAGGAGCTAATGCTTCTGACTTTACCTTTGATGGACGGAGTGCGGTTAATATATGTAGGAGAATGACTAGGCCTAAGGATTATTATACCAAAAATGCAAAGGGGGATGAAGCTAGTAAAGATCGGTTGTGTATTGATATCTTGGAGAGGGAGATTAGAAGGAATCCATTGGCTAGTGGAGGTGGGGATGCACCTACTTGTTCTCATTCTATGCCTGAGGATCTTCAAATGAGGCTGCTCTACTTAGAAAAGCGAG TGGGGCTTGCTCAGTTGTTCTTTCCAACAGAAGCTGATGTAGCTATGGACATTGCTAATGTTGAAGGGACTAGCGAGTTCACAGGCTTTCCTGTTCCGCCGCCTTCGAATGGCGCAACGGGGAACTTGACTCAGGTTGATTTGAATGAGACGCCTTATATGCAGACTAAAAGGCTGCTTACACGTATGGAAGCACTCATGAAAACAG TTGAGACTGGTCGGAGGTATTTTCCATCTTGTTCAGAGGTTCTAGACAAGTACATGGACGATTATATGGACGAGGACATACCTGATATGTCGCATCCGGAGAGAGGCTCGGTGAAAGAGAGGAGATGGAAGAGGATGAGATATAAGGAGCTGAAGAACGATGTTAAAAAGGCGTATAACAAAGACAAACAGGCCAAGATTGCACGGTCTTGTCTCTCTGTTTCATCACCTGATTCTTCTCTTAGAGGTTCCTTAGAGAACCAAACATGA